In Haemophilus parainfluenzae, the sequence GCCCAAAGTGCGGTCATTTTTTCTGAAAGATTTCTTTTGCTAGTCGCAATCTGGAAAATAAAGCTTTGTTTTAAATATTATTTTGAAGGAAAACATTGTGAATCCAATTGTTAAACAATTTAAATACGGTCAACATACCGTTACTCTAGAAACCGGCGCGATTGCACGTCAAGCGACCGCTGCGGTTATGGCAAGCATGGACGATACCACGGTATTCGTGACTGTTGTGGCTAAAAAAGATGTGAAAGAAGGTCAAGACTTCTTCCCATTAACCGTAAACTACCAAGAGCGTACTTATGCGGCAGGTAAAATCCCTGGTGGTTTCTTCAAACGTGAAGGTCGTCCATCTGAAGGCGAAACTTTAATTGCTCGTTTAATCGACCGTCCAATTCGTCCATTATTCCCAGAAGGTTTCTTCAACGAAATCCAAGTTGTGGCAACTGTAGTTTCTGTAAACCCACAAATCAGCCCAGACTTAGTAGCAATGATTGGTGCTTCTGCAGCATTAACCTTATCTGGTGTGCCTTTCAATGGCCCTATCGGTGCAGCACGTGTTGGTTTCATCGACAACCAATTCGTATTAAACCCAACTATGGCTGAACAAAAACAAAGCCGTTTAGACTTAGTGGTTGCGGGTACTGACAAAGCCGTATTAATGGTTGAATCTGAAGCAGACGTTTTAACTGAAGAACAAATGTTAGCGGCTGTCGTATTCGGTCATCAACAACAACAAGTTGTGGTTGAAGCAATCAAAGAATTTGCAAAAGAAGCTGGCAAACCACGTTGGGATTGGGTTGCTCCACAACCAAACACAGATTTAATCAACAAAGTAAAAGCGATTGCAGAAGCACGTTTAGGCGATGCATACCGCATTACTGAAAAACAAGCACGTTACGAACAAATCGATGCAATTAAAGCGGATGTGATTGCACAAATCACAGCAGAAGATGAAGAGATCAGCGAAGGTAAAATCGTGGATATTTTCACCGCACTTGAAAGCCAAATCGTTCGTGGCCGTATCATTGCAGGTGAGCCACGTATTGATGGCCGTACTGTTGATACCGTTCGTGCATTAGATATTTGCACAGGTGTACTACCACGTACTCACGGTTCTGCAATTTTCACCCGTGGTGAAACACAAGCATTAGCCGTTGCAACGTTAGGTACTGAACGTGATGCACAAATCATTGATGAATTAACTGGTGAACGTCAAGATCACTTCTTATTCCACTACAACTTCCCTCCATACTCTGTAGGTGAAACGGGTATGATCGGCTCACCAAAACGTCGTGAGATCGGTCACGGTCGTTTAGCAAAACGTGGTGTCGCTGCGGTTATGCCAAGTCTTGCAGAATTCCCGTATGTCGTGCGTGTTGTATCTGAAATTACTGAATCCAATGGTTCTTCTTCTATGGCGTCTGTATGTGGTGCGTCTTTAGCATTAATGGATGCGGGCGTTCCAATCAAAGCTGCTGTTGCAGGTATCGCTATGGGCTTAGTGAAAGAAGAAGAGAAATTCGTGGTTCTTTCAGATATCTTAGGTGATGAAGACCACTTAGGTGATATGGACTTTAAAGTGGCGGGCACACGTGAAGGTGTCACCGCACTTCAAATGGATATCAAAATTGAAGGTATCACCCCTGAAATTATGCAAATTGCATTAAACCAAGCAAAAGGTGCTCGTATGCACATTCTTGGCGTAATGGAACAAGCAATCCCTGCACCACGTGCAGATATTTCTGACTACGCGCCGCGTATTCACACCATGAAAATTGATCCGAAGAAAATCAAAGATGTTATCGGTAAAGGTGGTGCAACTATCCGTGCATTAACTGAAGAAACCGGTACTTCTATCGATATCGATGATGATGGTACAGTGAAAATCGCCGCAGTAGATAGCAGTGCAGCGAAAAACGTGATGGCACGTATTGAAGAAATCGTTGCTGAAGTTGAAGCTGGCGCAATTTACAAAGGTAAAGTAACTCGTCTTGCTGACTTCGGTGCATTCGTCGCTATCGTTGGAAATAAAGAAGGTTTAGTTCATATTTCTCAAATCGCTGAAGAACGTGTAGAGAAAGTGAGTGATTATCTTCAAGTTGGTCAAGAAGTGACGGTTAAAGTGGTTGAAATCGATCGCCAAGGTCGTATCCGCTTAACCATGAAAGATCTTGCACCAAAACAAGAAACTGAAGCAGAATCTGCACCAGCAGAAGACATTTCAGAAGAACAAGAATAATCTCACAGGGTGTGTGAATACAGTTTACACACCCATTTTGATTATCAAACTAACTTATAAAACAATGCAGTATTTTCGGTTATTCCGTTTTCTAGTTTCGTTGTCTAGCCTAAGTGTGATTTTATTTATTTCCGGTTGTGTACAATCGGGAAACGTGTTTGTCGCACCAAATAAAGTCGTGCTAGCGGATCAGAACCCGAATACGCACTTCGAACAAGAAGTGATGATTACCCGAATCGGGCAGGTTTTATTAGTTGGAAAAATGAGTAATGAAGAACGGGCGACGCTTCACTTTGAACGCGGAGTATTATACGATTCCCTCGGTTTATGGGGCCTCGCACGTTATGACTTTACACAAGCCCTCGCGTTACAGCCAAAGATGGCTTCCGTTTACAATTATTTAGGGCTTTACTTACTGCTTGAAGAAGATTACGACAGTGCATTAGAAACCTTTAATGCGGTGTTTGAATTGGACCCAAGTTATGACTATACCCATCTTAATCGTGGTTTAAATTTTTATTACGTCGAACGCTATAATCTTGCTGAAGACGATTTTATGAAGTTTTATGAAGCCGATACCAAAGATCCTTATCGCGTACTCTGGCTCTATTTGAACGAACAAAAATTAAAACCACAAGAAGCCCATGCCAACCTTGTTGAACGAGCTAAAGGGCTATCTAAGGACTTCTGGGGAACAAATATCGTTCAATACTATTTAGGTAATATTTCTGTGAGTGATTTGCAAGAGCGGGCAACCAAATTTGCAGAAAACTCGCAACAATATGCAGAAATATTAACCGAAACCTACTTTTATCTAGCAAAACAAAAACTCAATTTGGGGCAAATTGATGAAGCTGCGGCTTTATTCAAACTTGCTATTGCGAATCAGGTGTATAACTTTGTTGAGTATCGTTTTGCCGTGTTAGAGCTGATGAAATTGAAACCGGCTCAAACTGAAGACGAAAAAGAAGAAAAAAGTGCGGTCACAAAAACAGCTGTTTTTTAGACTTGCCTCTTTCTTGTGTAACAAATAAACCTGAAAGCTAAATTGAGCTTTCCTTACTTACATTCGAGCATTTTAATGACAGACAAAATCACTTTTAATGATTTAGGCTTGCCTGAATTCATTCTAAAAGCCGTTTCTGACCTTGGTTTTGAAACACCTTCGCCAATCCAACAAGCTTGTATTCCTGCTCTTCTAGAAGGCAGAGATGTACTTGGTATGGCACAAACCGGTAGTGGTAAAACTGCCGCATTCTCTTTACCTATTTTGGCTAAAATTGATCCAGCCGCAAAACATCCACAATTATTGGTGATGGCACCAACACGTGAACTTGCAATTCAAGTTGCCGATGCTTGCGAACACTTCATGAAATATGCCAAAGGCATCAATATCGTGACCCTTTATGGTGGCCAACGTTATGACATTCAATTACGTGCATTAAAACAAGGTGCACAAGTTGTTGTAGGTACACCGGGTCGTATTTTGGACCACATCCGTCGTAACACATTAAATCTATCTGAATTAAAAGCAATCGTACTTGATGAAGCCGATGAAATGCTTCGTATGGGCTTTATTGATGATGTAGAAACCGTTATGGCTGAATTACCGGAAGAGCACCAAACAGCCCTTTTCTCAGCAACCATGCCTGAGCCAATTCGTCGCATCACAAAACGCTTCATGAACAATCCGCAAGAAGTGAAAATTAAAGTAAATAACGATAATGCGCCTGATATTGAGCAAAATTGTTGGTATGTTCAAGGTTTCCGTAAAAATGATGCATTATTACGCTTCTTAGAAGTGGAAGATTTTGATGCGGCAATCATTTTTACCCGTACTAAAACAGGCACACTTGATGTGACTGAATTATTAGAAAAACACGGTTTCCGTGCTGCAGCTTTAAACGGTGATATGACACAACAATTACGTGAACAAACCTTAGATCGCTTACGTAATGGTAGCCTTGATATTGTGGTTGCAACTGATGTTGCTGCGCGCGGTATCGATATTGAACGAATCAGTCTTGTGGTTAACTATGACATCCCACTTGATGCAGAGTCGTACGTTCACCGTATCGGTCGTACTGGTCGTGCAGGTCGTTCTGGTCGTGCATTATTATTCGTTGAACCACGTGAACGCCGTTTACTTCGTAATATTGAACACTTAATGAAAAAACCAATCAACGAAGTTGAATTACCAAATCATGAAGTGTTACAAGCCTGTCGTCGTAAAAAATTCCAAGACAAAATTACCAAGCAATTGGAACATCACGATCTGGAAATGTATCGTAGCTTATTAGAAGATTTATTCACGGCAGATCAGGATCAAGAAGATATTGCTGCTGCAATGTTGATGTTGCTTCAAGGCAAACAAAAACTGATTCTTCCACCGGATCCACCAATGGATAAACGTCGTCGTGACCGTAATGATCGTGGTGATCGCCGTGAAAATCCTCGTTCGGCTGAACGTCGTGGTGAACGTAAAGGCTACGGCACACCACAACCGATGGATTTATATCGTATCGAAGTGGGTCGTGCGGATGGTGTAGAAGTGCGTCATATCGTAGGTGCTATCTCCAATGAAGGTGATATTAACAGCCGTTATATTGGCCATATCAAACTTTATGATGACTACTCTACCGTTGAATTACCACAAGGCATGCCAAAAGAATTGCTTCAACAATTCGTTAAAACTCGCGTTTTAAATAAACAAATGCAAATGAGCTTTATGGGCGCGACACAATCAGACAGCGGACGTGGTAGTAACGATTTTGGCGGAAAAGGCCGTCGCGATGGTCGTCGTAATGAGCGTGGAGATCGTGGTCAAGATCGCTTCCGTGGTGAACGTAATGGTGAACGTCGTCAGCGTAAATTTAACGATAAAAACGACCGCACTTTTAATGAACGTGGTCGCCGAGATCGCCAACGTTAATCCTTATTTAACAGCCCCTTGAAGTAAAAGGGGCTTTTTTATTGTCTTAATTCTCGTTACAATCGTCTCTTATCTCAATTTATAAGGTTTATCTATTGAAAGGTCTATTTTTACGTATTATTGCTGCCTTTGCATTATTACTTTGGGCAGTGGATATGGTGTTCCCTTGGCAAAAAATTATGCAATCGGAGCAAAACCCTTACACTGCGATCAAAAATCGCGGTAGCCTTATTGTCGGCACCATTAACAATCCCATTTACTATTTTATTGGGAATGAGGGCGAATCTGGCTTGGAATACGAATTAGCAAAAAACTTTGCTGATTACTTAGGGGTTCGCTTACAAATTAAAACTTTAGAAAATAACGATCAACTTTTTAACGAATTAGAGAACAACAATATTGATATTGCAGCTGCGAATCTTTTATTCCAGCCTCAACGTGCAGAAAAATTTCAGTTAGGGCCCTCTTATACTTCTGCCTCTTGGCAGCTTGTGTATAAAAAAGGTGAAAATCGTCCGAAAGATTTAGCGCAAGTACAGCAAGAAATTATCATTTCTGCGGGGGAAGACTTAGAAAAATTATTATCCCTTGCACAGAAAAAACTTCCTGCACTTAAATGGCAGAATAACAAGCAATTAACCCAAGAAGAATTATTGATTCAAGTAGCTGAAGGGAAAATTCCTTACACCATTGCAAATAGTATTGATGTGGCTGCGGCACAACAAATTCGCCCTAACTTAGCGATTGCATTTGACCTAACGGATGAAATGACTGTGCATTGGTATCTCTCCAATAAATCCTATAATGAGTTGCAAGCAGGCTTGTTAGATTTTATGAATAATGCCATTGAAACGGGATTAATTGATCGCATTGAGGAGAAATATTTCCGCCATATTACTGCCTTTGACTATGTAGATACTCAGGCTTATTTAGAGGCAGTTGAGAAAATTCTCCCTCAATATCAACCGCTCTTTGAAAAATACAAAGGAAATTTAGACTGGCGATTATTAGCCGCTGTAGCCTATCAAGAATCGCATTGGGACCCTTATGCCACCTCTCCAACAGGTGTGCGCGGGATGATGATGCTTACCAAAGATACGGCTGTGCGGATGAATATTAATAATCGCACAGATGCCGAACAAAGTATAAAAGCGGGATCGGAATATTTGCATTGGCTACTCGACCAAATGCCTGACAGTATTCCAGAAGAAGACCGAATTTGGTATTCTTTAGCGGCATACAATATGGGGTTAGGGCATATTTTAGATGCTCGTCGCCTAACTAAAAAATTAGGCGGCAATCCTGATAACTGGTTAGATGTAAAAAATAATCTTCAACTATTATCGGAAAAGCGCCATTATTCAAACTTAAAATATGGTTACGCTCGCGGCTATGAGGCTTACCAATATGTCGAGAATATTCGCCGCTACATGAACAGCATTGTGAATTATCATCGCGTTCAAGAAAACCAAGCGACCGCAACAGAATAAGTGCGGTCAGAAAAAATAGAGCT encodes:
- the pnp gene encoding polyribonucleotide nucleotidyltransferase, coding for MNPIVKQFKYGQHTVTLETGAIARQATAAVMASMDDTTVFVTVVAKKDVKEGQDFFPLTVNYQERTYAAGKIPGGFFKREGRPSEGETLIARLIDRPIRPLFPEGFFNEIQVVATVVSVNPQISPDLVAMIGASAALTLSGVPFNGPIGAARVGFIDNQFVLNPTMAEQKQSRLDLVVAGTDKAVLMVESEADVLTEEQMLAAVVFGHQQQQVVVEAIKEFAKEAGKPRWDWVAPQPNTDLINKVKAIAEARLGDAYRITEKQARYEQIDAIKADVIAQITAEDEEISEGKIVDIFTALESQIVRGRIIAGEPRIDGRTVDTVRALDICTGVLPRTHGSAIFTRGETQALAVATLGTERDAQIIDELTGERQDHFLFHYNFPPYSVGETGMIGSPKRREIGHGRLAKRGVAAVMPSLAEFPYVVRVVSEITESNGSSSMASVCGASLALMDAGVPIKAAVAGIAMGLVKEEEKFVVLSDILGDEDHLGDMDFKVAGTREGVTALQMDIKIEGITPEIMQIALNQAKGARMHILGVMEQAIPAPRADISDYAPRIHTMKIDPKKIKDVIGKGGATIRALTEETGTSIDIDDDGTVKIAAVDSSAAKNVMARIEEIVAEVEAGAIYKGKVTRLADFGAFVAIVGNKEGLVHISQIAEERVEKVSDYLQVGQEVTVKVVEIDRQGRIRLTMKDLAPKQETEAESAPAEDISEEQE
- the mltF gene encoding membrane-bound lytic murein transglycosylase MltF; its protein translation is MKGLFLRIIAAFALLLWAVDMVFPWQKIMQSEQNPYTAIKNRGSLIVGTINNPIYYFIGNEGESGLEYELAKNFADYLGVRLQIKTLENNDQLFNELENNNIDIAAANLLFQPQRAEKFQLGPSYTSASWQLVYKKGENRPKDLAQVQQEIIISAGEDLEKLLSLAQKKLPALKWQNNKQLTQEELLIQVAEGKIPYTIANSIDVAAAQQIRPNLAIAFDLTDEMTVHWYLSNKSYNELQAGLLDFMNNAIETGLIDRIEEKYFRHITAFDYVDTQAYLEAVEKILPQYQPLFEKYKGNLDWRLLAAVAYQESHWDPYATSPTGVRGMMMLTKDTAVRMNINNRTDAEQSIKAGSEYLHWLLDQMPDSIPEEDRIWYSLAAYNMGLGHILDARRLTKKLGGNPDNWLDVKNNLQLLSEKRHYSNLKYGYARGYEAYQYVENIRRYMNSIVNYHRVQENQATATE
- the nlpI gene encoding lipoprotein NlpI, producing the protein MQYFRLFRFLVSLSSLSVILFISGCVQSGNVFVAPNKVVLADQNPNTHFEQEVMITRIGQVLLVGKMSNEERATLHFERGVLYDSLGLWGLARYDFTQALALQPKMASVYNYLGLYLLLEEDYDSALETFNAVFELDPSYDYTHLNRGLNFYYVERYNLAEDDFMKFYEADTKDPYRVLWLYLNEQKLKPQEAHANLVERAKGLSKDFWGTNIVQYYLGNISVSDLQERATKFAENSQQYAEILTETYFYLAKQKLNLGQIDEAAALFKLAIANQVYNFVEYRFAVLELMKLKPAQTEDEKEEKSAVTKTAVF
- a CDS encoding DEAD/DEAH box helicase → MTDKITFNDLGLPEFILKAVSDLGFETPSPIQQACIPALLEGRDVLGMAQTGSGKTAAFSLPILAKIDPAAKHPQLLVMAPTRELAIQVADACEHFMKYAKGINIVTLYGGQRYDIQLRALKQGAQVVVGTPGRILDHIRRNTLNLSELKAIVLDEADEMLRMGFIDDVETVMAELPEEHQTALFSATMPEPIRRITKRFMNNPQEVKIKVNNDNAPDIEQNCWYVQGFRKNDALLRFLEVEDFDAAIIFTRTKTGTLDVTELLEKHGFRAAALNGDMTQQLREQTLDRLRNGSLDIVVATDVAARGIDIERISLVVNYDIPLDAESYVHRIGRTGRAGRSGRALLFVEPRERRLLRNIEHLMKKPINEVELPNHEVLQACRRKKFQDKITKQLEHHDLEMYRSLLEDLFTADQDQEDIAAAMLMLLQGKQKLILPPDPPMDKRRRDRNDRGDRRENPRSAERRGERKGYGTPQPMDLYRIEVGRADGVEVRHIVGAISNEGDINSRYIGHIKLYDDYSTVELPQGMPKELLQQFVKTRVLNKQMQMSFMGATQSDSGRGSNDFGGKGRRDGRRNERGDRGQDRFRGERNGERRQRKFNDKNDRTFNERGRRDRQR